The nucleotide window ATTTGCGTATTACTAGGATCAGCAGTTGCTTGGGCGATCGCATCTTGTCTTTGCTGGCGTAACTTCTCTTCGACTCTCTGTAAACCTTGACGTGCTTGAAAAACAATCTTACTATTAGTTGTCTCTTGTAGCAGTTGACGATAAACGTTTTGTGCTGACGTAAACTTCTGAGAAACTTCGTGTAATTGCCCTGAATAAAGTTGCGCCCAAGGATTTTGTGGTGTCTCTTGAAGAATTTGTTTAATTAACTGAGCTGCAAGGCGATAATCTTGGGACTTCATTGCTGCAGCAACTTGCTCAATCATAAATCATAAAGAAGATATCTTCTCCTTAATTTACCCATCAAAAGCTGCTGATACTAACGACATCGCGACAATTGGCGCAGTAACGGCACGTAAAACTCTATTACCTAGCGAAACAAGTTGAAATCCTGCAGCGATCGCATTTTCAATTTCTTGTGTTGTCCATCCTCCCTCAGGTCCAATTGCAATAGCAATTTCTGCTGTCGTCGAAGGTGAGAGAAGTGTGTGTAAATGCGGTTCATTACGTCTTGCTACGCAAAAATACAAATATTTTGCTGTTGCTGCTGCAAGCGCTTGATTCAAAGGAATTGGTTCTAAGACGGTTGGAACTATGCTGCGTTCTGATTGTTCAGCAGCTTCTTTAGCAATACGCCGCCAGCGTTCTAACTTTTGCGGACTTGGTTGTAGTAAAGTGCGATCGCTTAACGCTGGTACGATACAGCTTACGCCAATTTCTGTACAACACCGCACGACTTCATCAAAGCCATTTCCTTTTGGTAATGCCAAGATTAAAGTGACAGGAACTTTTAACTCAGATTCGACAACAATTGACTCTACAATTTGCGCTTGGTTGCCTAAAAAAACAGCTAGCCAAGAATTCCCAGTCCCATCCATTGCAATAAAGCGATCGCCCTCATGTAGCCGTAACACTCGACCGAGATAATGTTGTTGTTCGGTCGCGAGCAAAATTTGCTCGTTGTCCAGTTGTGAGGGTGCGATCGCTAATCGTTGTAATTGCGCCATCAGTGTTTAGATGAATATCAAGTCCGGTGAATTACCTGTAATGTGACTAATGGCTAGTGCCGGAGGTGATACGATTAACCTAAAATTACAACTGATCTTTCAGATACGTCTCTAACGCTTCATTCACCATTGTAGTTAAGGTTTTTCCTTCACGAGTACCAATGGCTTTCAGCTTGTCATAAACATCATCGCGGATACTAATGCGGTGACGAGATCTTAGCTTACCGTTACTAACTGGAGTTTCAATAACAGCAATACCATTACCTGTAGGCTCGTCGCTAGTAGGTTGTACAGTTTCTTCGATAGCCTGCGGAGTATAGTTTGCGGCAAACTCTCGAATTGCTGGAAAACCGACGCGATCGCAAAAATCCCCTAATGATTCTTCCGCTTGGCGGGCTTGTTTATAGTAAACAAAGATTGGTTCAAATTCTGCCTCCATATTATGGAGAGGCATTTTCTCAATATAAACTTGTGCCAATCTCGTTTGATTTGGACTACCACCCAACCAAATTTGGTACGTTTCTGGACTAGTACCGACAAACCCTAGTTCTGCCATATATGGTCTAGCACATCCGTTCGGACAACCCGTCATCCGGATGACAAAATGCTCATTACTTAAACCTACTTTGTCTAGTAGCGCTTCAATGCGATCTAAAACGCTGGGAATAATACGTTCAGATTCCGTTGTTGCTAAACCACACGTTGGTAAAGCAGGACAAGCCATTGCGTAACGGACTAAAGGTTTAATTGCATTCGGATCAGCTTCTACATGATGGCGACTCAGAATTCCTTCAATTGCCTGCCGTTTTTCAGGCTCAATCTCGTAGAAAATAACATTATGGTGCGGTGTGAGCCGCATTGGTAAATTGAACTGTTCGACAATCTCGCGTAGGGCGGTGCGTAGTTGCATTTTTTCATCATCCATAATCCGCCCGTTTTGCACGGAAATTCCTAAAAAGAGTTTGCCGTCTCCTTGTTCGTGCCAACCGAGGAAGTCTTCGTATTTAAACTCTGGTAGTGGTTTGAATGGTTGTAATGGTTTACCAAAGTATTTTTCCACCATAGAGCGGAATTTATCAACACCCCAATCGTGAATGAGATATTTTAAACGGGCATGACGCCTATCTGTGCGATCGCCGTAGTCTCTTTGTGTCGCAACAATAGCTTTAACAATGTCGTAAACGTCTTCCTTATCGACATAACAAATCGGATCGGCTAAGCGGGCAAAAGTTTCTTCTTTATTATGCGTCCGTCCTAAGCCACCACCAGCATAGACATTAAATCCTTGCAACTCTTGCTGGTTCATCATCACAACCAACGTTAAGTCTTGAGAAAACAAATCAACCGAGTTATCTTCGGGGACTGTGACGCAGACTTTAAACTTACGCGGCATATAGTGAGTGCCATAAATTGGTTCCTCACCTTCATGAACAATTGTGCCACTACCGTTTTTCTGCCGTGCTTCTTTGACTGCAGGATCTTCTTCTGCACTAATTGCCTTTTCCCCATCCAACCAAATTTCGTAGTATGCTCCTGTTTGCGGCGTTAGCAAATCGGCAATATTTTGAGCATATTTCCACGCATATTGATAGTCAGCGCGATTTTTAAATGGGGCGGGTGGTGCCATAACATTGCGGTTCACATCACCACAGGCAGCTAGTGTTGAACCGAGATTTTCGATAATTGCCGCGATCGCACTTCTGAGATTTTTCTTCAAAATCCCGTGTAGCTGAAATCCTTGTCTGGTTGTCGCACGTAACGTCTGATTTCCGTATTCTTCTGCTAGACGATCTAGAGTTAAGTACAGCTGTGGTGGTACTAATCCCCCTGGATTCTTTGTCCGCAGCATGAATTGGTAATCTTTTTCCTGTCCCTTAACCCGATTGTCGCGGTTATCTTGCTGATATGAGCCGTGGAACTTTAAGATTTGAATCGCTTCTTCTGTAAAATGCGTAGTATCCTGTAGAAGTTCTGTAGCTACAGGTTCGCGTAAAAAACTACTGCGTTCTTTAATTCCTTCTACTTTAGAAGGCTTTTTTGTTGCGGGTGTAGGAATTGAAGAATTAACCATTGAATTTTGTTTAGCAGATTTTAACTTTATATAGATTTATTACAGACGCGAATAGTTAATTACACTATTGGCTACTGAATCTCCAGTAAACCAGTCGGCATTATGGTGAATATTTCGATCTTAACACGATAGAAAAAGGAGTTACCCTTATGGTGTTAAACAACTCCTGTGCAGTTAAAACAAGGATTATATAGACTTATTCCTTCATAATTAAGTTGGTTAACCATATTAAATTTTAGATATATATAAGCAAAATATCTACGCACGCTCAAAGGTCATTCTACGTATATTTGGGGTAAAGCTTGGGGTAATGCGATCGCTTCTGCATTTCAACCACTAAGTAATAATTCCTAAGCTGATTCCTCAATGGAGATTTGGGACAAACATTTGTTGATTAATCAGCATTCAGTTTCAATAGCTTTGTTTTGATCTAAATTTAGTCAACAACGTTTTCATCGATACCACAACTTGCAAGTGATTTCTGTATCAATTACACAATCCTTAAGGTAATACAGACAAAAATTAACTAATTTACCCTATTTCTTTAAGATTGCATCAATTCTCTGTTGATAGCTTACTAGATAGCTTTTATCCAAGATATAAAAGAATGGATAAAGCTAGGTATATTTTTTACCCACTTTTTAAAAAGTTAACTAATTAGCTCAAGCAGATAAAGGAGAGTATCAGGTGCCTTTACCAGTGGTTCGTGCTACTAGCAAATCTGAGATTATCAAGCGCATACAAGAGTTAGTTCCACTGGGTTCGCCAGAACCGCAAGATTCTCAAGTACTTGCAAGCTTAACACAATTAACATCAGACTTGATTCAAGCTTATCAAGCAGAAGAGCAATTACAAGAAGATCCTTTTACTGACGTGTGGGGACGCACAATTCATTTGTATAAGTCTGCAGTATGCAACAAAGTGCGCTCTAAGGTTGTTTTGGTGACAGGTGGAGAAGGCTGTGTTGGCAGTGAATTAGTCAAAAAACTTGTGGAATTAGGTGCAAGACAAGTTGTTTCAGTTGATAAAGCAAGGTGTGCGAGTTTATACGAGTCTAGACCAATCAAAGTGCAAAAGCAAGCGATCGCTTTATACGCAGCCGATGTCCGTAACTACCACGCCCTCAAGTATATTTTTGAAACAGAGAAACCAGACATTGTTTTTCATTTAGCAGCACAACGCCTTCCTGGGCTTGCAGAAATTCAAATTAGAGAAACAGTTTCCACAGCAATTTGCGGTACTCAACACATTATTCAACTTTGCGAAAAATACGGAGTACAACAATGTATTTTCTCTTCAACAGGTAAAGCTGCAAGGTACTTTACTGCAGAAGTTTACGCTGCTTCTAAAAAACTTTGTGAGTGGCAACTGGCACAAGCTGCACAAAAAAGCAATGTGACTTACGGAATGGTGCGCTTCACTCATATGTTGAATAACAGTTCTGTATGTCAACAAATATCAGACAAAGTACAGCAAGGCAAAATTATTAATATTCATACTCCCCATCGCTACATAACAGCACAAAACATTAACGAAGCCTTGCATCTACTGCTCAATGCCCTTGTCGTATCGCAGCCAAAAAAACTAAAATTTCTTACAGTACGCAATCTAGGATGGCCTACAGAAACATTAGAAATAGCCCTCTACAAAATTCTCGAATCAGGTAAAAAGCTACCAATTTATTTTCAAGGACTTCTACCAGGTTATGAAGAACCTTGTTTTTTAGGGCAATTTAATTGGAATAAGCCTACAGAAACTAATCTACTGATTAATGCTTTAGAAAACTCCCAATTAGAAGCATCAGGAGATATGATGATTGCAGAACTCGCTAACTTTTCTAGCGAAGTATTAGATAAACACTTAGCAATTATACAAATACTAATAGATAATTTAAGTTTACCAGAAAATCATATCAAATACGGGCTTAAAACAGCAATCAAAGAGATTACAGATTCTATTTTTTCTCAAACTTCTCCCCAAGCTTTACTCAAAATTTTAAAGTGGGGCACTAATCCTAAACAACTCTTATCAGAAGGAACCTCTATAGAATGCCATCAAGATATTGTTGAATTAGTTGTTAAGGGATTATATGGTAGACTCACTCAGAATTGTTTACTCAGTACTTATCAAAATACTTATGAATTTGAAGATTTAGTTAATTTGCTAAAAACAATACCTTCAATCAAACAAGAAGTAACATATCTCAATGCAGTACTTCAATACAATTGGTGTGTATTAAGTTCTGTAGTTAGTATTCCTCCACCTGCTTTTACAGTTTCTGTTTAGTTATCTTATTAATTTGACCTATTACAAGCTTGAATTACCAAGTGTGGGTAGGTAAGATGCCCACTCCACATTTTTTTAAAGACAAAAAAGGGCTGTCGCAGACAACCCCAAGTTGTAATTAAGAAGCAAGTTTTAAAATACTTACTTTTTTTGTATCAATCTAGAAGCGGTAAGCTGCACCAGCTTGGAAACTAACAGCAGAAGCTGGGCTATTTTCATAAGCACGAATACCTAACTTAGCATCGCTGTAAAGAACAATGTCTCTAGCTACTTGAGTTTCTACTCCTGTTGTTAAAACAAAAGAGTTTCTATTACCCAAAGGAGTAGGTCTACCGTTTTGTTCTACGAAAGAGTAACCTCCACCAACATAAACGTTGGTGTTATTAAAAACTGGTACGTCGTAAGAAACAATTGGCATGATAGCACTAGTTTCATCGCTGAAGAGAATAGCACCACGAGCTGAAACAGGAGTATTGGGAATTGCATAACGACCTTGAATATTTCCACCAAAGGTAGCAGCATCTCCTGTCTGTCCGCCATTTGTTACTCCAGCAGCAATACCACCACCAATATAGCTAGCATTGGTACCAGTTGGTTGAGCAGCAGCTTGTCCCGCAGAGAGAATAGGTGCAATAACTAATGCTGACAAAGCAGAAATTGTAGCGGCTTTTAAAGAGAGTTTCATAATTTTTACCTTACATTAATTTATTGTTTGGTGTCTTTAGTTATCAAGTCGATTATCATGCAAAAAAAGTTCCAAGTTTATTTCTAAAATACTCTCATTTATTTATCAATAACTCATTTAAAAATAATTGATTTTGAAGCATTTCTTGTGTTGTTTGTATAGCAACTAATTATATTATTAGTTATCTTTATAGACTGTTTTGCAACTGTCACACTGCTACAGCACTAATTGTTTAACTCAAATAGATAAAAACCTAGCTTAAGATAGATTGCTTTCCCTGGCAGCGATATCACTCTAGAGAAAAAGCTTGCAGCTACAAATAAGAGAAAGTCTAAAGTGAATGTGAGATTAAATGCGATTGATTATTTAACTTAGTAAAAAAGGTGGTGATATGATGGGCAACCACGCAGCAATAAGAGTTTAGCTGCTCAATTGGTGATGATATGGCTTGGTAAGCTAGCCTAGATCCAAAAAACTATGATTTTTTTACTGTTTTGCCTATCTTTGCGCATGAAGCACCCCTGCTTGACTTAATACCAATTTGAACTTGGTGAGTAAATTCGTAGGGAATTGTTTCTCAAATTGCACCTTCAAGTATGGCATTGAGTGAAATCAACGAATAAGGAAACGGGGGAAGGTTAAAGCACCATAATTTAGTACTTGTAGATGTATCTGTGCTACTCTGACCCCCGTCTGATCGCCGTCTAAAGATTGCCAAAACCTTTTTTCTTCTTGTCCTTTTTCTTTTTCTTGGCTGTGCCACCACCACTATAACCACGCCAACCTGGTGCTGAAGGACGATTACCGCCTGCGGCAAGAGGATTACCCATGCCACCACCGAACATTCCTGGCATACCAGGCATGCCGCCTTGAGTCATTTGTTGCATAAGCGATCGCATTTTTTGGAAATCACCCACCAACTTATTGACATCAGCTTCTTTGTAACCGGAACCACTAGCAATGCGTTTTCTCCGATTAGGAGAACTTGCCAGTAAATCAGGATCGCGGCGTTCTTGTGTTGTCATAGAATTAATCATTGCCTCAGCACGCTTGAGCTGGGTTTCGCCTTGCTTGAGTTGATCTTCCGATAACTTATTCATACCTGGAATCATTTTCATGATTCCCCCAAGAGAACCCATGTTTTTCAACAGCCGCATTTGCTTGAGAAAATCAGTAAAGTCAAATTTAGCTGCCATCATTTTTTCTTGCATCTTGGCAGCATCGGTAAGATCAATTTCCTCTTGCGCTTTTTCGACTAGCGTTAAGACATCTCCCATCCCCAAAATTCGCGATGCCATGCGATCGGGGTAAAACGGTTGCAATGCTTCGACTTTTTCCCCAACGCCAACAAACTTAATGGGTTGACCTGAAATTTGTCTTACTGATAGCGCTGCCCCACCTCGGCTATCGCCGTCAAGTTTGGTCAGAATGGCTCCTGTAATACCAATTTCATCGTGGAAGGTGCGCGTTAAATTCGCTGCTTCTTGACCTGTCATTGCATCCACAACGAGGAGAACTTCGTGAGGCTGCACTGTTTCCTTAATTTGGGCTAACTCAGCCATCATGTCTTGGTCAATTTGCAAGCGCCCCGCAGTGTCAATAATGACAGTATCTACACCTTCTGCTTTTGCTTGTTCAACTCCTTGTCGAGCAATTTCTACAGGGTTAGCATCACTTCCCATCTCAAACACTGGCACATCAATTTGTTTACCTAGTGTCACCAATTGATCGATCGCTGCTGGACGATAAACGTCGGTAGCTACCATCATGCAACTGCGTTCTAATTTGCGCAGATGTAATGCTAATTTGGCAGTTGCGGTTGTTTTTCCAGTTCCCTGTAAACCTGCCATCAGGACAATCGTCGGTGGCTGCTCAACTTGTGCAAGAGGAATGTTCGTTTCCCCCATCACCTGCACCAGTTCTTCATAAACAATTTTGATGAACTGCTGATCGGGCTTCACTCCAGCAATCACTTCAGCACCCTGTGCCTTAGTTTCGACTTCGGTGATAAAGTCTTTCACTACCTGCAAATTAACGTCTGCTTCTAGCAGCGCACGGCGCACTTCTCGGAGTGCTTCTTGAATGTTGGACTGGGTAATTTTGTCTTGACCCCGCAGCTTTTTCCACGCAGAGTCTAAACGGTCAGCAAGTGCATCAAACATAATTCGTCAAAATCCGCTCGTCTATAGAGTATTGTGTCAGCCGATTTATTTGCTTTCTATTTACTACCTTAAATGTTTAGCAACTAGGAAGTAGGTGAGAAGATATTGGAGCTAATGAAGGATTTGCGATCGCACTTTTACTAAATAAGAAAATTATAAATTTTTGTTAAAATAGCTCTTTTTGTATTTTTCGTTACAGAATTGTCTGATATAGTGAATATGGAAAGAAGAAAAATCAACATATTCAAATAAGGAAGCCAATATGTCTACCCAAGATCAAGCTCGTGCCCTAATGATGCGTCACCATCACCTGATTAGAAATCGTCAGCAGGCAATGCTCAATCGCGCAGCAGAAGAGATGGGTTTAGATGGCACAGAATATCTCCACTACATTCAAGATATTCAAGGCAAGGTCAACCCTAGCTTCCGTAGTACTTATGACCGCAGCTCAGCAACCATGAGCTAAGTGTAAATCCTAAATACTTGCACTCATCAAAGTATCACAAATAACTCAATAATTTTATCACTCTACAATCTGCCACGCAATTTTTCAGCGCGGGTAAAGCGTAAAAACTAACTTCCTAGCCAGGAAGATAACAACTATTCTGTTGCTTTTTGTGGGCGTTCTTTTTTATACAAAGAACGCCTTTGTATATGCTTGATATTCTGTCTTGGAACAAAAGAGATGACTAATTAATTACGCATGTTCCGAATTACGAATTATTAATTAGGAATTGCCGCCTTGCGGCTTGATCGTTGATCTCTACTTATAGTATCTGAGACAAAAACTTTCGCGTCCGTTCCTCTTTCGGGTTTTGAAAGAATTCTTGAGGTGTAGCTTCTTCGACAATCACACCACCATCCATGAGGACAATGCGATCGGCAACTTCACGCGCAAAGCCAACTTCGTGCGTGACAACAACCATTGTGATACCAGATTGAGCAAGCGATCGCATCACGTCTAAGACTTCCCTCACCATTTCTGGGTCGAGGGCGGATGTTGGTTCGTCAAAAAGCATAATTTTTGGTTGCATTGCTAAGGCGCGGGCGATCGCGACTCGTTGTTGTTGACCGCCAGAGAGTTGACCTGGATATTTACGCGCTTGTTCTAAAATTCCGACTTTTTCAAGTAGCTGCATCGCAACTTCTTCTGCTCTTTTTTTCGCCCAGCGTCTTACCCAAATGGGTGCTAGGGTAACATTATCAAGTACCGTCAGATGGGGAAACAAGTTGAATTGTTGAAACACCATCCCGACTTCTTTGCGAATTGCATCGATGTTGCGTAAGTCATGGGATAGTTCAATGCCATCAATTTCAATTCTGCCCTGCTGGTACTCTTCTAAAGCGTTAAATGTGCGAATAAAGGTTGATTTCCCTGAACCAGAAGGTCCCATAATAACAACAACTTCACCACGGTAGACATTAAGACTGACACCGCGCAAGACATGGAATTTATTACTGGCATACCATTTATGGACATTCTCAGCAATGATTGCGGGTTTTTGTGGTAGCGAAGCATCTGTTTGTGTTGTAATAGTTTGCTGTGTCATTATTATTTTTCCTATATGAGTAATATGACTAATTACGAATTTGAGTTTTAGAAGTAGGGTAGGAGGGTAGGAGGGTTCTAGAGAAAAATCGCAATTAAATCTCTCCCACACTCCCACTCACCCCTCAATCCTCACCCCTTCTACCGCTGACCAACATTTAACTTGCGTTCGAGATTGCGGCTGGCTTGCGACATTCCATAGCAGAAGATCCAGTAAATTAAACCAATAAATAAGTAAACTTCGGCGTAGCGTCCGATAAATTCTGGCTGTGCCAAAATAGAGCGAGCGATTCCAGTTAATTCGAGTAAGCCAAATAGTGCTAGTAGTGAAGTATCTTTGAATAAGCTGATAAACTGACCAACAATTGCTGGAATTACAGCTTTTAAGGCTTGGGGTAACACAATCAATGAAACTGTCAAAGGTGCGCTGAGTCCTAAAGCTTTGGCGGCTTCAGCTTGTCCGCGAGGAACTGCTTGCAAACCACCACGAACATTTTCGGCAAGATACGCAGCACTGAATAGTACTAGTCCAGCGATCGCACGTAGCACCCGATCCAAATCGCGAAACCACGGTGGAAGAAACAGGGGTAGCATTACTTGAGCTAAAAACAAAATGCCGATTAATGGCAAGCCTCGGATGACTTCAATATAGAGCGTTGATAGACCACGAACAACAGGAAGCGGACTTTGCCTTCCTAACGCTAGTAACACTCCTAAAGGAAACGAAAGAAGGATACTTGTTGTTGCGGTGAGTAACGTTAATAATAGTCCTGACCAAACAGTAGTTGGGGTAGGTGCTAAACCCAAGCCTCCTTTAATCAACCACCAGACAAGAAGAAACGCAACTCCCCACATGACAGGAAGCCAACTACTAAAATTTGGTGGTAATTGCCGTCCGGCTGCATAGCCAATAGTTGCCACAAGAGCGATCGCCAGTAACCACAACCGTGATGATAATGGTATTGGTAGCAAGATGACTGCAGCAACGACGACGCTCAAAGCAATCAAAGTAGAACGACTTAACCAACGCGCATCCGTGCGACTAAAACCCCAAGCAATTCCGGCTAGACAAGCAAGGACTCCTAATGATAACCAAACGCGCCAGTAGAGTTCGGGAGGAAATCTACCAACAAAGAATAACTGCAAGTTTGTTGCAACAACATTCCACTGCGCTATATCAAACACCCAGCGCAATAAATTACTGATTCCGACAACGATGACAACAACACAAACTATCGTCAGAATGACGTTGTACCAAGTACTAAACAAGTTGACACGCATCCATTCCCAAGGCGAGGAAGCGCGACTAATTGGAGGTGCAACAGGAGGAGGTAATTCAGTTTGCATAAGTTTAAGAGAGTTTTGAGTTTTGTTAGCGTAGCGGTGCCTTAGCACGTTTTGAGTTTTGAGTTAAGACACTTCTTTGTCATAAATGCCTCAGCACCTTTTTTCGCGAATTATTCAAAACTCTTAAATCGTTATCTTTCTTTGAATTGCACAGTACGATTAAACAGGTTCATAGCCAGAGAGATAATTAAACTAATCGTGAGATAGGTAATCATGATCAGAAACATCACTTCTACTGCACGACCTGTTTGGTTAAACGTTGTTGAAGCAACAAAATAAACATCAGGAAAACCAATTGCGATCGCTAGACTTGAGTTTTTCGCAAGATTAAGATATTGACTTGTCAGTGGCGGGATAATCACGCGTAAAGCTTGAGGTAAAACAACACTCTGCATGATTCTTCCTGATTTGAGTCCTAAAGCACGCGCTGCTTCCCACTGCCCTTGAGGAACTGCCTGAATTCCGGCACGGACAATTTCGGCAATGAAACTTCCTGTATAAACAACAAGTCCCAGAAGCAAAGTTCCAAATTCAGGTGATAAACGCAGCCCACCTTCAATTTGCTCGGTATCTACTATTTGTGGCAAAGTGATACTAAACGGAATTGCACCATTGATAATGTAAGCAAGTGCGATCGCCACAACAATTGGTGCTAATGCCCACAACATCTGATTGCCACGCACGCCACGTTCTTGCATAACTTGGGTTCGCCAACGCCACACTGCGATCGCTCCAGCAATGCCTAACGCAAGTAATAATAACCATACTCCCGCACCCGTACCTCCTTGTATCCACGGTAGATATAACCCACGACTTGATAAGTAAGTAGGACCAGGAAGAGTAATTTGGTTAGCAACGTTGGGTAATTGTAAGAAGAAAGCAAAGTACCAAAAGAAGAGTTGTAAAAGTAGCGGGATGTTGCGAATTGTTTCAACATACACTAATGCTAACTGCCGCACTAACCAGTTATTTGATAATCGGGCAATTCCTGCAACTAAACCTAAAATTGTTGCTAAAACAAGCCCAACAACAATGACGCGCAACGAGTTAACGAGTCCAACTAAAATCGCTCGACCGTAACTGTCTGCTGG belongs to Gloeocapsopsis sp. IPPAS B-1203 and includes:
- a CDS encoding ABC transporter permease subunit (The N-terminal region of this protein, as described by TIGR01726, is a three transmembrane segment that identifies a subfamily of ABC transporter permease subunits, which specificities that include histidine, arginine, glutamine, glutamate, L-cystine (sic), the opines (in Agrobacterium) octopine and nopaline, etc.), with protein sequence MTTQRPRVTRNTPKFKDLLRDTRFWRVAGQVIAVLLFLLLVILVVDNVIYNLRALGIQLGFGFLGSQASFDIGETLISYNPADSYGRAILVGLVNSLRVIVVGLVLATILGLVAGIARLSNNWLVRQLALVYVETIRNIPLLLQLFFWYFAFFLQLPNVANQITLPGPTYLSSRGLYLPWIQGGTGAGVWLLLLALGIAGAIAVWRWRTQVMQERGVRGNQMLWALAPIVVAIALAYIINGAIPFSITLPQIVDTEQIEGGLRLSPEFGTLLLGLVVYTGSFIAEIVRAGIQAVPQGQWEAARALGLKSGRIMQSVVLPQALRVIIPPLTSQYLNLAKNSSLAIAIGFPDVYFVASTTFNQTGRAVEVMFLIMITYLTISLIISLAMNLFNRTVQFKER